In Pseudomonas sp. R76, one genomic interval encodes:
- a CDS encoding alpha-1,4-glucan--maltose-1-phosphate maltosyltransferase: protein MTAETLAPDDSILPLSQALLLPRIAIESTAPVIDGGEFAVKAVVGQRVTVTSKVFADGHDKLAVLIRWRPLQDESWHSVVMADVGNNGWEGAFTVAQQGPHEYCIEAWIDTFASFCYELRKKHEAGVPVSLELQEGRSLVLQAAERSDNELRDRLMLLHHELSGLLETEQVAQFLHEDSAHLMTQADHRAYLSVSPVYPIDVEREAAQFASWYELFPRSITDDPARHGTFNDVHSRLSMIHDMGFDVLYFPPIHPIGRSHRKGKNNSLTAGPDDPGSPYAIGSEEGGHEAIHPQLGSRDDFRRLVKAAADHGLEIALDFAIQCSQDHPWLKEHPGWFNWRPDGTIKYAENPPKKYQDIVNVDFYAADAIPSLWIELRDVVVGWVEEGVKTFRVDNPHTKPLPFWQWLISDVRSKHPEVIFLAEAFTTPAMMARLGKVGYSQSYTYFTWRNTKAELSEYFAQLNESPWRECYRPNFFVNTPDINPGFLHESGRPGFLIRAALATMGSGLWGMYSGFELCEAAPVPGKEEYLDSEKYEIRPRDFTAPGNIIAEIAQLNRIRRQNPALQAHLGLKLYNAWNDNILYFGKRSEDGSNFILVAVNLDPFNAQEANFELPLWEMGLPDDAQTQGEDLMSGHRWTWYGKTQWMRLEPHTPFGIWRITTS from the coding sequence ATGACTGCTGAAACACTGGCTCCAGACGACTCCATATTACCGCTGTCCCAGGCGTTGCTATTGCCCAGGATCGCTATCGAAAGTACTGCACCGGTGATCGACGGCGGCGAATTTGCCGTCAAGGCGGTGGTTGGCCAACGGGTGACTGTCACCAGCAAGGTGTTTGCCGACGGGCACGACAAGCTGGCCGTGCTGATCCGCTGGCGCCCGCTGCAAGACGAAAGCTGGCACAGCGTGGTCATGGCCGACGTCGGCAATAACGGTTGGGAAGGCGCGTTTACGGTCGCTCAGCAAGGCCCCCACGAATACTGCATTGAAGCCTGGATCGATACGTTTGCCAGCTTCTGCTACGAATTGCGTAAAAAGCACGAAGCCGGCGTGCCGGTCAGCCTGGAGCTGCAGGAAGGCCGCAGCCTGGTGCTGCAGGCAGCCGAGCGCAGTGACAATGAGCTGCGTGACCGCTTGATGCTGCTGCACCACGAACTCTCCGGGCTGCTGGAAACCGAGCAGGTCGCACAGTTCCTGCACGAAGACAGTGCGCACTTGATGACCCAGGCCGATCATCGCGCCTACTTGAGCGTCAGCCCCGTCTACCCAATCGATGTGGAACGTGAGGCTGCGCAGTTCGCCAGCTGGTACGAGCTGTTTCCCCGCTCGATCACCGACGATCCTGCGCGTCACGGCACGTTCAACGATGTGCACTCACGGCTGTCGATGATCCATGATATGGGCTTTGACGTGCTGTATTTTCCGCCGATCCACCCGATTGGCCGCAGCCACCGTAAAGGCAAGAACAATTCCCTCACGGCTGGGCCCGATGATCCAGGCAGCCCGTACGCAATTGGCAGCGAGGAGGGCGGCCACGAGGCCATCCACCCGCAACTGGGCAGCCGCGATGACTTCCGCCGCCTGGTCAAGGCCGCCGCCGACCATGGCCTGGAAATCGCCCTGGACTTTGCGATCCAGTGCTCCCAGGACCACCCGTGGCTCAAAGAGCATCCCGGCTGGTTCAACTGGCGCCCGGACGGCACGATCAAATACGCCGAAAACCCACCGAAGAAATACCAGGACATCGTCAACGTCGACTTCTATGCCGCTGACGCGATCCCAAGCCTGTGGATCGAGTTGCGCGACGTCGTGGTGGGCTGGGTGGAAGAGGGCGTGAAGACCTTTCGCGTCGACAACCCGCACACCAAGCCGCTGCCGTTCTGGCAATGGTTGATCAGTGATGTACGTTCGAAGCACCCCGAGGTGATCTTCCTCGCCGAAGCATTCACCACCCCGGCGATGATGGCGCGCCTGGGCAAGGTTGGTTATTCGCAGAGTTACACCTATTTCACTTGGCGCAACACCAAGGCCGAGCTGAGCGAATACTTCGCGCAGTTGAACGAGTCGCCGTGGCGCGAGTGCTACCGGCCAAACTTCTTCGTCAATACGCCGGATATCAACCCGGGCTTCCTGCATGAGTCGGGTCGCCCAGGCTTCTTGATCCGCGCCGCGTTGGCCACCATGGGCTCAGGCTTATGGGGCATGTATTCAGGCTTCGAATTGTGCGAAGCCGCGCCGGTGCCGGGCAAGGAAGAGTACCTGGACTCGGAGAAGTACGAGATCCGCCCGCGCGACTTCACGGCGCCGGGCAATATCATTGCCGAAATCGCCCAACTCAACCGCATTCGCCGGCAGAACCCGGCGCTGCAAGCGCACCTGGGCCTGAAGCTCTACAACGCCTGGAATGACAACATTCTGTACTTCGGCAAGCGCAGCGAAGACGGTAGCAATTTCATCCTGGTGGCGGTCAACCTCGATCCGTTCAATGCCCAGGAAGCGAACTTCGAGTTGCCGCTGTGGGAAATGGGCTTGCCGGATGATGCCCAGACCCAAGGCGAAGACTTGATGAGCGGCCATCGCTGGACCTGGTACGGCAAGACCCAGTGGATGCGGCTGGAGCCGCACACCCCATTTGGAATCTGGCGAATCACAACATCCTGA
- a CDS encoding M10 family metallopeptidase C-terminal domain-containing protein, whose protein sequence is MSTISTPSQARSDAPPIHTISPVTPSAPDVVSAKPVDDLLQSGPNSAREPMRPDEPKMTPESRAKIEVELDDLSAQLTPKTLNHMMRHPKSEESKAHFEKIDRVLTADNIKGVLSGPNAASCIKTLGKIETQLKQESINTAFDPVANEQVEAYRRHVNSILFDLKARLMKAPEDGRVEMVLDFSRKEQPRLNSIHDFMNDLHAKGSHLCDIATEVHKAIGALQFSHPDGLRPERYREPDHAQHSKTYSFSNTAASTLEHPCEIRNFVSDRDKIDVTGISRQLNKPLHWVNQLSGASGEMQLKYSRENNATVLVISGNKGEPALVAKIFGQVKEKDLLV, encoded by the coding sequence ATGTCGACCATCTCTACCCCATCGCAAGCTCGCTCAGACGCACCGCCAATCCACACTATTTCCCCCGTCACCCCCTCGGCACCCGACGTCGTGTCTGCCAAACCCGTGGACGACCTGCTCCAATCCGGCCCCAACAGCGCCCGGGAGCCAATGCGCCCCGATGAGCCCAAAATGACGCCTGAAAGCCGGGCCAAAATCGAAGTAGAGCTCGACGACCTCAGCGCCCAGCTAACCCCTAAAACGCTCAACCACATGATGCGCCACCCTAAATCCGAGGAGTCAAAAGCCCACTTCGAAAAGATCGACCGCGTGTTGACCGCAGACAACATCAAAGGCGTGTTGAGCGGCCCGAACGCGGCGTCTTGCATAAAGACCCTTGGCAAGATCGAGACCCAATTAAAACAAGAGTCGATCAACACTGCGTTCGATCCTGTCGCGAACGAGCAGGTCGAGGCCTACCGCAGACATGTGAACTCGATACTGTTCGATCTAAAGGCCCGTTTGATGAAGGCCCCGGAGGACGGTCGCGTTGAGATGGTCCTCGATTTTTCCCGAAAAGAGCAGCCCCGCCTGAACAGCATTCATGACTTTATGAATGACCTGCACGCCAAGGGTAGCCACCTCTGCGACATTGCCACCGAGGTGCACAAAGCGATCGGGGCGCTGCAATTTTCACATCCTGATGGTTTGAGGCCAGAGAGATACCGCGAACCTGACCACGCACAGCATTCCAAAACCTACAGCTTCAGTAATACCGCGGCATCTACCCTTGAACACCCCTGCGAAATCAGGAATTTCGTCTCTGACCGAGACAAAATCGACGTCACCGGTATTAGCAGGCAACTCAATAAACCCCTGCACTGGGTCAACCAGTTATCAGGCGCCAGTGGCGAAATGCAGTTGAAATACTCACGTGAAAATAATGCCACTGTGCTGGTGATTTCCGGCAACAAAGGGGAGCCCGCGCTGGTCGCCAAGATATTCGGCCAAGTGAAAGAAAAGGACCTACTGGTCTGA
- a CDS encoding MgtC/SapB family protein, translating into MDAWWHEVWQTLQAEFADIGDAKQLTQITVRLLIAAILGGILGFEREHKGKAAGVRTHMLVALGAALFVLVPQMSGNQADAMSRVVQGVIAGIGFLGAGTILKGKEDEEGQHVKGLTTAAGLWMTAAIGVAAGMGRESTAVLSTLLALAVFSVMPRIVRAFEASDDHRSDQ; encoded by the coding sequence ATGGACGCCTGGTGGCATGAAGTGTGGCAAACCTTGCAAGCTGAATTCGCTGACATAGGCGATGCCAAGCAACTCACCCAGATCACCGTGCGCTTGCTGATCGCCGCGATCCTGGGCGGTATTCTCGGGTTTGAGCGCGAGCACAAAGGCAAGGCGGCGGGTGTACGCACCCATATGCTGGTGGCGTTGGGCGCAGCCCTGTTTGTGCTGGTGCCACAGATGTCCGGCAATCAGGCCGATGCCATGAGTCGCGTGGTGCAGGGCGTGATTGCGGGCATCGGCTTTCTCGGCGCCGGCACTATCCTCAAAGGCAAAGAAGATGAAGAGGGCCAGCATGTCAAAGGTCTGACCACCGCCGCCGGCCTGTGGATGACCGCAGCGATTGGGGTCGCTGCCGGAATGGGCCGTGAATCTACAGCGGTGCTCAGTACGTTGTTGGCCTTGGCGGTATTTAGCGTGATGCCCAGGATTGTCAGAGCATTCGAGGCCTCTGATGACCACCGGTCAGACCAGTAG
- a CDS encoding DUF3203 family protein: MPVRIENQTCYFKVDENGQERSLPAVDVTVSTDSLKAMSFVTVDNDRIYITEAEADALTVAGAEDGRKHLKATDSDSVI, from the coding sequence ATGCCAGTCCGTATCGAAAACCAGACGTGCTATTTCAAGGTCGACGAAAACGGCCAGGAGCGCAGCCTGCCCGCCGTGGATGTGACAGTCAGTACCGACAGCCTCAAAGCCATGTCTTTTGTCACAGTGGATAACGACAGGATCTACATCACCGAAGCCGAGGCCGACGCCTTGACCGTCGCCGGCGCCGAGGACGGGCGCAAACACTTGAAGGCTACCGACAGTGATTCAGTGATTTGA
- the ccoG gene encoding cytochrome c oxidase accessory protein CcoG: MSERIPTVETFEPIHPKKVKAKSSDNLIHTRSFTGLFRTLRVSGAGLLFLAFFGTVWLNWGGRQAVLWDLAESKFHIFGATFWPQDFILLSVLLIICAFGLFAVTVFAGRVWCGYTCPQSSFTWLFMWCEKVTEGERNQRIKLQAAPWSLNKLARRSAKHTLWLGISVLTGLTFVGYFTPVRPLAMELLTWQMGGVSLFWVLFFTAATYLNAGWLREAVCMHMCPYARFQSVMFDKDTLTISYDAARGENRGPRKREAKPADVGLGDCIDCQLCVQVCPTGIDIRDGLQMECIGCAACIDACDSIMDKMGYARGLISYTSEHQLQGGSTQLLRPRLIGYSAVLLVMIAALVVALVGRPMVSLDVTKDRGMFRENSQGLIENIYSLKVINKTQQRQDYRLELVDAEGFQLQGKTEISLAPGEISDIPVSVALLADKPASSSQTLRFKVTDVDEPWVYSAADSRFVAPMNR; this comes from the coding sequence ATGAGCGAAAGAATCCCAACCGTGGAAACCTTTGAGCCCATACACCCAAAGAAGGTGAAGGCCAAATCCAGCGACAACCTGATCCATACCCGCAGTTTCACCGGCCTGTTCCGCACCTTGCGCGTGAGCGGTGCAGGCCTGCTGTTTCTGGCGTTTTTCGGCACCGTGTGGCTGAACTGGGGTGGGCGCCAAGCGGTGCTGTGGGACCTGGCTGAAAGCAAGTTCCATATTTTCGGTGCGACGTTCTGGCCTCAGGACTTCATCCTGTTGTCAGTGCTGCTGATCATCTGCGCCTTCGGCCTGTTTGCCGTTACCGTCTTCGCAGGCCGAGTATGGTGCGGCTACACCTGCCCGCAAAGCTCGTTTACCTGGCTGTTCATGTGGTGTGAAAAGGTCACCGAAGGCGAACGCAACCAGCGCATCAAACTGCAAGCGGCGCCCTGGAGCCTGAACAAGCTGGCGCGACGTTCAGCCAAACATACGTTGTGGCTGGGCATCAGCGTGCTTACCGGGCTGACGTTTGTCGGCTATTTCACACCCGTTCGCCCCTTGGCCATGGAGCTGCTGACCTGGCAAATGGGCGGCGTGAGCCTGTTCTGGGTGCTGTTTTTCACCGCTGCCACCTACCTCAACGCCGGTTGGCTGCGTGAAGCGGTGTGCATGCACATGTGCCCCTATGCGCGGTTCCAGAGCGTGATGTTCGACAAGGACACCCTGACCATTTCCTACGACGCCGCGCGTGGAGAAAACCGTGGGCCACGCAAACGCGAAGCCAAGCCTGCCGACGTCGGGCTGGGTGATTGCATCGACTGCCAGCTCTGCGTGCAAGTGTGCCCCACCGGCATCGATATCCGTGACGGCCTGCAAATGGAATGCATCGGCTGCGCAGCCTGCATCGATGCCTGCGACTCGATCATGGACAAAATGGGCTATGCCCGTGGCTTGATCAGCTATACCAGCGAACACCAACTGCAAGGCGGTAGCACCCAACTGCTCAGGCCACGGCTGATCGGCTACAGTGCCGTGCTGCTGGTGATGATCGCGGCCTTGGTGGTGGCCCTGGTGGGGCGGCCAATGGTGTCGCTGGACGTGACCAAGGACCGGGGCATGTTCCGCGAAAACAGCCAGGGCTTGATCGAGAACATCTACAGCCTCAAGGTCATCAACAAAACGCAGCAGCGTCAGGACTACCGCCTGGAGCTGGTCGATGCTGAGGGTTTCCAGTTGCAAGGCAAGACCGAGATCAGCCTGGCGCCGGGGGAAATCAGCGATATACCGGTGTCGGTGGCGTTGCTGGCCGATAAGCCAGCAAGCAGTTCGCAGACCTTGCGGTTCAAGGTCACGGATGTGGATGAACCGTGGGTCTACAGTGCTGCCGACAGCCGCTTTGTGGCGCCGATGAACCGCTGA
- the mapR gene encoding GntR family transcriptional regulator MpaR (MapR regulates genes involved in Pseudomonas quinolone signal (PQS) production and anthranilate metabolism) has product MKRYEKFADDIAELIRSGVLGPGQRVPSVRYASQTHGVSPSTVFQAYYLLERRGLIRARPRSGYFVNTHAPSPFSEPVVSEQVHESTEVDVSELVFSVLDSIKDPNTVPFGSAFPSPMLFPLPRLARSLASASREMDARLVVTDMSPGNPQLRRQIALRYMVGGLMLPMEELLITNGALEALNLCLQAVTEPGDLVAIEAPAFYACLQVLERLKLKAVEIPVHPRDGIDLNALAQSLERYPIKACWTMTSFQNPMGATVPEAKKQALVELLRSHQVPLIEDDVYAELYYGQQAPKPAKAFDTEGLVMHCGSFAKSLAPGYRVGWVAAGRYAQKVERLKLMTSLCPSMPAQAAIADYLQHGGYDRHLRKLRYALEEQQSAMLAAIARYFPAQTRVSQPAGGYFLWLELPEKTDSLKLFQMALAQGISIAPGPIFSATQRFRNCIRLNYGSPWTEASEKAMETLGRIVRSF; this is encoded by the coding sequence ATGAAACGCTACGAAAAATTCGCCGATGACATCGCAGAACTGATCCGCTCCGGCGTGCTGGGGCCCGGCCAGCGCGTGCCGTCGGTGCGCTATGCGAGCCAGACCCACGGCGTCAGCCCGTCCACGGTATTCCAGGCTTACTACCTGCTGGAGCGCCGTGGCCTGATCCGTGCTCGGCCGCGTTCCGGTTACTTCGTCAACACCCACGCGCCGAGCCCATTCTCCGAGCCGGTGGTGAGCGAGCAGGTGCATGAGTCCACTGAAGTGGACGTGAGTGAGCTGGTGTTTTCGGTGCTCGACTCCATCAAGGACCCCAACACCGTGCCCTTCGGCTCGGCCTTCCCCAGCCCGATGCTGTTTCCGTTGCCACGCCTGGCGCGCTCCCTGGCCAGTGCCAGCCGTGAGATGGACGCGCGCCTGGTGGTCACCGACATGTCGCCCGGCAACCCGCAATTGCGCCGGCAGATTGCCCTGCGCTACATGGTCGGTGGGCTGATGCTGCCCATGGAAGAATTGCTGATCACCAACGGCGCCCTGGAAGCACTGAACCTGTGCCTGCAGGCGGTGACCGAGCCCGGCGACCTGGTGGCGATTGAAGCACCGGCGTTTTATGCCTGCCTGCAAGTGCTGGAGCGCCTGAAGCTCAAGGCCGTGGAAATCCCTGTGCACCCGCGCGACGGTATCGACCTCAACGCCTTGGCACAAAGCCTTGAGCGCTACCCGATCAAGGCCTGCTGGACCATGACCAGCTTCCAGAACCCCATGGGCGCCACGGTGCCGGAGGCGAAGAAACAAGCGCTGGTAGAACTGCTGCGCAGCCATCAAGTCCCGCTGATCGAAGACGATGTGTATGCGGAGCTGTATTACGGGCAACAGGCGCCGAAGCCGGCCAAGGCCTTCGACACCGAAGGCTTGGTCATGCACTGCGGCTCCTTTGCCAAGAGCCTGGCCCCGGGTTACCGCGTAGGTTGGGTGGCGGCCGGGCGCTATGCGCAGAAAGTCGAGCGTTTGAAGCTGATGACCTCACTGTGCCCCTCGATGCCGGCCCAGGCGGCAATTGCCGACTACCTGCAACATGGCGGCTATGACCGGCACCTGCGCAAGTTACGTTACGCTCTGGAAGAACAGCAAAGCGCCATGCTCGCGGCCATCGCGCGTTACTTCCCGGCACAGACACGGGTCAGCCAGCCGGCCGGCGGGTACTTTCTGTGGCTGGAACTGCCGGAGAAGACCGATTCGTTGAAGCTGTTCCAGATGGCCTTGGCCCAGGGCATCAGTATTGCGCCGGGGCCGATTTTCTCGGCGACCCAGCGCTTTCGCAACTGCATTCGCTTGAACTATGGCAGCCCCTGGACTGAGGCGTCGGAAAAAGCCATGGAGACGCTGGGGCGGATCGTTCGCTCTTTTTGA
- a CDS encoding SDR family oxidoreductase, whose translation MDKVVIITGGSRGIGAETALLAAREGYRICINYQSDEAAAHRVLEQVRGLGAQAIAVRADVSIEDEVIALFHRVDAELGRVTALVNNAGTVGQKSRVDEMSEFRILKILKTNVLGPILCAKHAVLRMSPKHGGQGGSIVNVSSVAARLGSPGEYVDYAASKGALDTFTLGLSKEVAGEGIRVNAVRPGYIFTDFHALSGDPHRVSKLESGIPMARGGRPDEVAEAIIWLLSDKASYATGTFLDLGGGR comes from the coding sequence ATGGACAAAGTCGTCATCATCACCGGGGGCAGCCGTGGTATCGGCGCCGAGACGGCATTGCTGGCCGCCCGCGAGGGTTACCGCATCTGCATCAACTATCAGTCTGACGAAGCAGCCGCCCACCGTGTGCTGGAGCAGGTTCGTGGCCTGGGTGCCCAGGCGATCGCGGTGCGTGCGGACGTCAGCATTGAGGATGAGGTGATTGCGCTGTTCCACCGCGTGGACGCTGAGCTGGGGCGTGTCACCGCGCTGGTCAATAACGCCGGCACCGTCGGGCAAAAATCGCGGGTTGATGAGATGTCCGAATTCCGCATCCTGAAAATCCTGAAGACCAATGTGCTGGGGCCGATCCTGTGCGCCAAGCACGCGGTGCTGCGCATGTCGCCCAAACATGGCGGGCAGGGCGGCAGTATCGTCAACGTGTCGTCGGTGGCTGCGCGCCTGGGTTCGCCGGGCGAATACGTCGACTATGCAGCCTCCAAGGGCGCGTTGGACACCTTCACCCTTGGCCTGTCGAAAGAGGTGGCGGGTGAGGGCATTCGCGTCAACGCCGTGCGCCCTGGCTACATCTTTACCGACTTCCACGCCCTCAGCGGCGACCCGCACCGCGTCAGCAAACTGGAATCGGGTATTCCCATGGCCCGTGGCGGGCGCCCGGATGAAGTGGCGGAAGCGATTATCTGGTTGCTGTCGGACAAGGCTTCGTATGCCACGGGTACATTCCTGGATTTGGGCGGCGGTCGTTAA
- a CDS encoding putative bifunctional diguanylate cyclase/phosphodiesterase — translation MLIGSYSPSLVVISLFVAILASYTALDLAGRIATAKGRAVYGWIAGGALAMGVGVWSMHFIGMLALRLPFALGFDLGITALSLLIAVLSSGFALWLVSQPRLPAWQLAFGALIMGAGISSMHYTGMAAMRMTPGIDYDPTLFGASLLIAVGASGAALWIAFNLRRNTPYVRLARGGAAVVMGIAIVGMHYTGMAAAQFDDNSFCGAALTGLSGKGLDNLVLVTSLAVLIIALLTSLLDARLEARTAVLADSLTLANQELTHLALHDMLTGLPNRTLLADRIQQAIQAVNEQGGCFALMFIDLDGFKPVNDAFGHHMGDQLLREVGLRLREDLRSQDTLARIGGDEFVLLVQLTQPDDALGLAERQVGLINRAFTVAEHELKISASLGIALYPGNGGNPQELLMNADAAMYHAKGMGKNGYSFFDVSMNTNARKQLQLLQDLRNALEHNQLRLYYQPKFDALSGLPVGAEALLRWEHPQQGLLLPAAFIEVAEKTGLIIPIGEWVLNEACRQMRLWYAQGYEDWRIAVNLSALQFCHAGLVNSVAAALDRHQLPANSLTLEITETTAMSDADASMTVLQQLSDMGVDLSIDDFGTGYSSLMYLKRLPANELKIDRGFVRDLEHDSDDAAIVSAIVALGQALGLRIVAEGVETDMQQSFLTRLGCNALQGYLLGHPLPADGFMADILRAEAAAAPDKSRG, via the coding sequence ATGCTGATCGGTAGTTATTCCCCCTCCCTGGTGGTGATTTCCCTCTTCGTCGCGATCCTGGCGTCTTACACCGCGCTGGATCTGGCCGGCCGCATCGCGACCGCCAAAGGCCGCGCCGTCTATGGGTGGATCGCGGGCGGTGCATTGGCGATGGGCGTCGGTGTCTGGTCGATGCACTTTATTGGCATGTTGGCCTTGCGCCTGCCATTTGCCCTCGGGTTTGACCTGGGCATCACCGCGCTGTCGCTACTGATTGCCGTGTTGTCCAGCGGCTTCGCCTTATGGCTGGTCAGCCAACCCCGTCTGCCGGCATGGCAGCTGGCGTTTGGCGCGCTGATCATGGGGGCAGGTATCAGCAGCATGCACTACACCGGCATGGCCGCCATGCGCATGACCCCCGGTATCGATTACGACCCAACCCTGTTTGGTGCTTCGTTGCTGATCGCTGTCGGGGCCTCCGGCGCTGCGCTGTGGATCGCCTTCAACCTGCGTCGCAACACACCTTACGTGCGCCTGGCGCGTGGTGGCGCAGCCGTGGTGATGGGCATTGCGATTGTGGGCATGCACTACACCGGCATGGCCGCCGCGCAGTTTGATGACAACAGTTTCTGCGGCGCCGCGTTGACGGGGCTCAGCGGCAAGGGCCTGGACAATCTGGTGCTGGTCACCAGCCTGGCGGTGTTGATCATCGCGCTGCTGACCTCGTTGCTCGACGCGCGCCTCGAAGCGCGCACCGCCGTGCTCGCCGACTCCCTGACCCTGGCCAATCAGGAACTGACCCACCTGGCCCTGCACGACATGCTCACCGGCCTGCCCAATCGCACCTTGCTCGCCGACCGCATTCAGCAAGCCATCCAGGCCGTGAACGAGCAGGGCGGCTGCTTTGCCCTGATGTTTATTGACCTGGACGGCTTTAAACCGGTCAACGATGCCTTTGGTCATCACATGGGTGACCAATTGCTGCGCGAAGTGGGCTTGCGTCTGCGCGAGGATCTGCGCAGCCAGGACACTCTGGCACGCATCGGCGGTGATGAATTCGTGTTGCTGGTGCAATTGACCCAGCCGGACGATGCCTTGGGCCTCGCCGAGCGCCAGGTCGGCCTGATCAACCGGGCGTTCACGGTGGCCGAGCATGAGCTGAAGATTTCCGCCAGCCTCGGCATCGCGCTGTACCCCGGCAACGGCGGCAACCCTCAGGAACTGTTGATGAATGCCGACGCCGCGATGTACCACGCCAAGGGCATGGGCAAGAACGGCTACAGCTTCTTTGATGTGTCAATGAACACCAATGCGCGCAAACAACTGCAGTTGTTGCAGGACCTGCGCAATGCCCTTGAGCACAATCAACTGCGGCTGTATTACCAGCCCAAGTTCGACGCGCTCAGCGGTCTCCCGGTGGGTGCCGAGGCGCTGTTGCGCTGGGAGCATCCGCAGCAGGGCTTATTGCTGCCGGCCGCCTTTATCGAGGTGGCGGAAAAGACCGGGTTGATCATTCCCATCGGCGAGTGGGTGCTGAATGAAGCCTGTCGCCAGATGCGCTTGTGGTACGCCCAGGGTTATGAAGACTGGCGCATCGCGGTGAACCTGTCGGCATTGCAGTTCTGCCATGCCGGGCTGGTCAACAGTGTCGCCGCAGCGCTCGACCGCCATCAGTTGCCCGCCAATAGCCTGACCCTGGAAATCACTGAAACTACCGCCATGAGCGATGCCGACGCGAGCATGACGGTATTGCAGCAGCTGTCGGACATGGGCGTCGACCTGTCCATCGACGATTTCGGCACCGGCTATTCCAGCCTGATGTACCTCAAGCGCCTGCCGGCCAACGAACTGAAGATAGACCGCGGTTTTGTCCGCGACCTGGAACACGACAGTGACGACGCTGCCATCGTCTCGGCCATCGTTGCCCTCGGCCAGGCCCTTGGCCTGCGCATCGTCGCCGAAGGCGTAGAGACCGATATGCAACAGAGTTTCCTGACGCGCCTGGGCTGCAACGCCCTGCAAGGCTACTTGCTGGGGCATCCCTTGCCGGCCGACGGATTCATGGCCGACATCCTGCGGGCCGAAGCTGCAGCAGCGCCTGACAAAAGCCGTGGGTGA